Proteins encoded by one window of Desulfovibrio ferrophilus:
- a CDS encoding amidohydrolase family protein, whose protein sequence is MLYDVHTHAFHPKIAHKVLEQLNGHYGIQAIGNGTAEDLAQRVTDAGLDRFVVHTAATAPEQVIPANNWAIDLAQRFEQAIPFGSVHPGFEGWEAQLDKLESHGIKGLKIHPEFQQFWLDDPALEPIFEAARGRFTIMVHVGDKAQPQDNPSCPYKLMQVAKNFPGLTLIAAHMGGYLHWKWALDELIGSDVYIDTSSTIPYIDDATLAEIFRRHPRERILFGSDYPLFDPGTEAQRLKLRLGFSDAEVEELMTNPAQLFES, encoded by the coding sequence ATGCTCTACGATGTACACACACACGCCTTTCATCCCAAGATCGCGCACAAGGTCTTGGAACAATTGAACGGCCACTACGGAATCCAGGCCATAGGCAACGGCACCGCCGAAGACCTTGCACAACGGGTCACCGATGCTGGCTTAGATCGCTTTGTGGTCCACACTGCAGCCACAGCCCCAGAGCAGGTCATCCCGGCCAATAACTGGGCCATTGATCTGGCCCAGCGCTTTGAGCAGGCCATCCCCTTCGGCTCCGTACACCCAGGATTCGAAGGCTGGGAGGCACAGCTGGATAAACTGGAGAGCCACGGAATCAAGGGTCTGAAGATTCACCCCGAGTTTCAGCAGTTCTGGCTCGATGATCCGGCTTTGGAACCAATTTTTGAAGCTGCACGCGGGCGCTTTACGATCATGGTGCATGTGGGCGACAAGGCTCAACCTCAGGACAACCCCTCCTGCCCGTACAAGCTGATGCAGGTGGCCAAAAATTTTCCCGGGCTGACCCTCATCGCCGCCCACATGGGCGGGTATCTTCATTGGAAATGGGCTCTGGATGAACTCATCGGATCGGATGTCTATATCGATACATCCAGCACCATTCCTTACATTGACGATGCTACCCTTGCCGAAATATTCCGCCGCCACCCGCGCGAACGCATCCTGTTCGGCAGCGATTACCCGTTGTTCGACCCCGGCACCGAAGCCCAGCGTCTGAAATTGCGCCTCGGGTTCAGCGACGCCGAGGTGGAAGAGTTGATGACCAATCCAGCTCAGCTCTTCGAATCCTAG
- a CDS encoding DEAD/DEAH box helicase gives MDAFKALGLSDQTLEALTRKGFTEPTPIQEATVPLLLSGESDVVGLAATGTGKTAAFGLPIVELAEPNAGFVQALVLCPTRELAVQVAREIGSLRGSKRLKVLTVYGGQPFGPQLKGLRDGSDVVVGTPGRVLDHLRRGSLDLSELTFFVLDEADEMLDMGFIDDIQEVMSAASPDKRSLLFSATMSRDVMRIAREFMREHEVVSVQGSEEKPLTEQYFHEVPEMSRFDALTRVIDCADDFYGLVFCRTKADVDEVAERLSSKGYPAEALHGDITQGRREKILGAFRKKRTQILVATDVAARGIDVPDLTHVINLGLPQDSESYVHRIGRTGRAGKTGTAVTIIAPREFGKLRWMSRAADVNLPKRRLPSGEDVVNARKSRIAAEAMACLESDNFTSCMDLAATLLEQGDPMEVLAAVLQQANGDRLDPASYTTIADPERSGGSGGLSGNVELFMAAGRGDGLSLQKLLDFIHEETGVFKSKIMDVRLFPKHTTFAAPARDAEVLLRHFKNSDGGRPLIRRDRSNGGPAPKRGGYQRGGYHRNKGRGNHRAA, from the coding sequence ATGGATGCATTCAAAGCCCTAGGCCTGTCCGACCAGACTCTCGAAGCTCTTACCCGTAAAGGTTTCACCGAGCCCACCCCCATTCAGGAAGCCACCGTGCCGTTGCTTTTGTCCGGCGAGTCCGACGTTGTCGGCTTGGCCGCCACCGGTACTGGCAAGACCGCAGCTTTCGGTCTGCCCATTGTGGAGTTGGCAGAGCCTAACGCCGGTTTTGTACAGGCTCTCGTTCTGTGCCCCACCCGCGAATTGGCTGTGCAGGTTGCCCGTGAAATCGGATCCCTGCGAGGCTCCAAGCGCCTGAAGGTGCTCACCGTGTACGGTGGACAGCCCTTTGGCCCGCAGCTCAAAGGCCTGCGTGACGGTTCGGACGTCGTGGTTGGTACTCCCGGCCGCGTGCTGGACCATCTGCGCCGTGGTAGTCTGGATCTGTCTGAATTGACCTTCTTTGTTCTGGACGAAGCCGATGAGATGCTCGACATGGGCTTCATCGACGATATCCAGGAAGTCATGTCTGCTGCTTCTCCTGACAAGCGTTCCCTGTTGTTCTCGGCCACCATGTCTCGCGACGTCATGCGCATTGCGCGTGAGTTCATGCGTGAGCACGAGGTCGTTTCCGTTCAGGGTAGCGAAGAGAAGCCTTTGACAGAACAATATTTTCATGAAGTGCCCGAGATGTCCCGGTTCGACGCTCTGACCCGGGTTATTGACTGCGCTGACGATTTTTACGGATTGGTTTTCTGCCGTACCAAGGCCGATGTGGATGAGGTGGCCGAGCGGTTGAGCTCCAAGGGTTACCCCGCTGAAGCGCTGCACGGCGACATCACTCAGGGTCGTCGCGAGAAGATCCTTGGTGCCTTCCGCAAAAAACGGACGCAGATCCTTGTGGCCACGGATGTGGCTGCCCGCGGTATCGATGTCCCCGACCTGACCCATGTCATCAACCTGGGACTGCCGCAGGACTCCGAGTCCTACGTGCACCGTATCGGTCGCACTGGCCGCGCTGGCAAGACCGGCACCGCCGTGACCATCATCGCCCCTCGTGAATTCGGTAAATTGCGCTGGATGTCGCGTGCTGCAGATGTGAATCTGCCCAAGCGCAGGCTGCCCAGCGGTGAAGACGTCGTGAATGCGCGCAAGTCGCGCATCGCTGCCGAGGCCATGGCTTGTCTGGAGTCTGACAACTTCACAAGCTGCATGGATCTTGCCGCCACGTTGTTGGAGCAGGGCGATCCCATGGAAGTGCTTGCCGCCGTGTTACAGCAGGCTAATGGTGATCGGCTTGATCCCGCCAGCTACACCACCATCGCTGATCCAGAGCGTTCCGGCGGAAGTGGCGGACTGAGCGGCAATGTTGAGTTGTTCATGGCCGCTGGTCGTGGTGATGGCTTGAGCCTGCAGAAGCTTCTGGACTTCATCCATGAGGAAACCGGCGTATTCAAGAGCAAGATCATGGATGTTCGCCTGTTCCCCAAGCATACCACTTTCGCGGCTCCTGCCCGTGATGCCGAAGTACTGCTCCGCCATTTCAAGAACTCCGATGGTGGTCGACCGCTGATTCGTCGTGATCGCTCCAATGGTGGGCCTGCCCCCAAGCGTGGCGGTTACCAGCGTGGTGGTTACCATCGCAACAAGGGGCGCGGTAATCATCGCGCCGCTTAA
- a CDS encoding DM9 repeat-containing protein, translating into MRKMCAKILWMVVAIWMLMLLSVAGNGFAGDWGSGKNGGVPKSAHSIENGVYAVKAKIPTTSGSHAYYPGTVSLGENKAEIYGQAQKYSAASYDVYLPKAKWCKGGATMAPKGAVQFGQDGGPLYFIRARIGGKYCYGTFGAVIGAPYVYCGNMPQEAYSYEALCK; encoded by the coding sequence ATGCGAAAGATGTGTGCGAAGATTTTGTGGATGGTCGTAGCGATCTGGATGCTGATGTTGCTGTCAGTGGCAGGAAATGGCTTTGCCGGTGATTGGGGTTCTGGCAAAAATGGGGGCGTGCCCAAGTCGGCTCATTCCATTGAGAATGGGGTCTATGCCGTGAAGGCAAAAATACCGACCACGAGTGGCAGCCATGCGTATTATCCAGGAACGGTGAGTCTTGGAGAGAACAAGGCGGAGATCTATGGGCAGGCTCAGAAATATTCTGCGGCATCGTATGACGTCTATCTGCCCAAGGCCAAATGGTGCAAGGGTGGGGCCACTATGGCACCCAAGGGAGCTGTGCAATTCGGACAGGACGGTGGTCCGTTGTATTTCATCAGGGCCAGAATCGGTGGGAAATATTGCTACGGTACCTTTGGCGCCGTAATTGGTGCGCCGTATGTGTATTGTGGGAACATGCCGCAAGAGGCCTATTCCTATGAAGCCCTGTGCAAGTGA
- a CDS encoding acyl-CoA thioesterase, translating to MSDFPSPETWYQHRVSYGETDAMQVLYYAEYLHLFERSRSQFIREYGMSYNTVEERGIFLPVREASARYRRPARYDDLLQVRVGISEWGRASMTFTYEVYDEARKVLHTTGMTQHACMSTEGKPVKVPDWLKELFT from the coding sequence ATGAGCGACTTTCCCAGCCCCGAGACCTGGTATCAGCACCGCGTATCCTACGGTGAGACTGATGCCATGCAGGTGCTGTACTACGCCGAATACCTCCACCTCTTCGAACGCTCACGCAGCCAGTTCATCCGTGAATACGGCATGAGCTACAATACGGTGGAGGAACGTGGCATCTTTCTGCCTGTGCGCGAAGCCTCGGCCCGTTATCGACGCCCTGCGCGTTATGACGACCTGCTTCAGGTCCGGGTTGGTATCTCCGAATGGGGTCGTGCCTCGATGACATTCACTTACGAGGTCTACGACGAAGCTCGAAAAGTGCTGCACACCACCGGCATGACCCAACACGCCTGCATGAGTACCGAGGGCAAGCCGGTCAAGGTCCCCGACTGGCTCAAGGAACTTTTCACCTGA
- a CDS encoding cofactor-independent phosphoglycerate mutase has translation MKLLFLIADGMGDWPVKELGGKTPLEAAHTPHMDQLAKSCVAGLIRTVPTGMAPGSDVANMSLVGFDPAKYHTGRGPIEAAAQGLTLDPNDLVWRLNLVSVTSPDETGTMLDYSSGHIGTAQSTPLIEDLQSQLGDDDFEFIPGIQYRHLLVHKGGANQPEAELAIRPPHDITDQAMDQDITAYAQSPRMKALFDAAAKRLGRPDNGTKANAIWPWGQGRPLILPDFADTYGMKGAVISAVDLVKGLGRASGMEVIDIPGATGLLDTNYQGKVDAALDFLSSGGDYVYLHVEAPDECGHSGIVADKVKAIDQFDEHIVGPLIEALAGEDVAFMITCDHFTPLIERTHTTDPVPFLISHPSCTMHGLPAFSEANAAGTGVMVEHGHEALKYTLEVLS, from the coding sequence ATGAAACTACTCTTTCTCATTGCCGACGGCATGGGCGACTGGCCCGTAAAGGAACTGGGGGGCAAGACGCCCCTGGAAGCTGCCCATACCCCGCATATGGACCAACTGGCTAAAAGCTGTGTGGCTGGACTCATCCGCACCGTGCCCACGGGTATGGCCCCCGGATCAGACGTTGCCAACATGAGCCTGGTGGGATTCGACCCCGCCAAGTACCATACCGGACGCGGCCCCATCGAAGCCGCCGCCCAAGGGCTAACGCTTGACCCGAACGATCTGGTCTGGCGCTTGAATCTGGTCTCCGTGACCAGTCCTGACGAAACAGGTACCATGCTGGACTATTCATCCGGACATATCGGCACCGCCCAGTCCACCCCACTCATCGAGGACCTTCAATCCCAACTGGGTGATGATGACTTCGAATTCATCCCCGGCATCCAGTACCGACACCTGCTGGTACACAAGGGTGGAGCAAACCAGCCCGAGGCCGAGCTGGCCATCCGCCCCCCCCACGACATCACCGATCAAGCCATGGATCAGGACATCACCGCCTACGCCCAGTCTCCACGCATGAAAGCCCTTTTCGACGCTGCGGCCAAACGTCTGGGCCGCCCTGACAACGGTACCAAAGCCAACGCCATCTGGCCCTGGGGCCAGGGTCGCCCGCTGATCCTGCCGGACTTCGCCGACACCTACGGCATGAAAGGTGCCGTCATCTCCGCCGTTGATCTGGTCAAGGGACTGGGGCGCGCTTCGGGTATGGAGGTCATCGACATCCCTGGCGCTACAGGCCTGTTGGACACCAACTATCAGGGAAAAGTGGATGCGGCCCTCGATTTTCTGAGTAGCGGCGGCGATTATGTCTATCTGCATGTGGAAGCTCCGGACGAATGCGGCCATTCGGGCATCGTCGCCGACAAGGTCAAGGCCATCGACCAGTTCGACGAGCACATCGTGGGCCCTCTGATCGAAGCACTGGCTGGCGAGGACGTGGCGTTCATGATCACCTGCGACCACTTCACTCCGCTCATCGAGCGCACCCACACCACTGATCCGGTCCCCTTCCTGATCTCGCACCCGTCGTGCACCATGCACGGTCTACCTGCATTTTCCGAGGCCAACGCAGCGGGAACGGGGGTGATGGTCGAGCATGGGCATGAGGCTCTCAAGTATACGCTGGAGGTGCTGTCATGA
- a CDS encoding iron-containing alcohol dehydrogenase — protein MQSFVYHNPTKIIFGLGVLGQTGAEAAAHGKRALLVTGGGSIRRSGVYDTVRASLEAAGIEVVDFGGVEPNPKLSHLRQGIELAKTSGADLVIAAGGGSVMDEAKAIAAGACMDTDINDYLTGGALLSCALPVITVPTVAATGSEMNGVFVITNDETHVKNGMAHDLVRPKTSIMDPATTATIPLEYTILAAVDIVSHATEGTLTQADNDTPLQDGLTDTVVRTVMDCMHVLMATPTDLPARTNMMWASTLAWNGLCPAGIGTWAKPCHMLGHPISAMYDTLHGATLSIVTPAWMEHQAEIEPTRIARWGRSLFGVSEQDDRSAALVTASALRGWYRKLGAPLTFAEAGIEKPDLDGLAERSMSIARSKGEDSGWNTAGIRSVLERSLQGSK, from the coding sequence ATGCAGAGTTTCGTATACCACAATCCAACCAAAATCATCTTTGGTTTGGGCGTGTTGGGTCAAACGGGGGCAGAAGCCGCCGCTCATGGCAAGCGTGCACTGCTGGTCACAGGCGGCGGGAGCATTCGACGTAGTGGTGTCTATGACACGGTCCGGGCTTCACTGGAGGCCGCAGGAATCGAGGTCGTAGACTTTGGCGGAGTCGAACCCAATCCGAAGCTCTCGCATCTGCGCCAGGGGATCGAACTGGCCAAGACCTCCGGGGCCGACCTCGTGATCGCTGCCGGGGGCGGCAGCGTCATGGACGAGGCCAAGGCAATCGCCGCCGGGGCCTGCATGGATACGGATATCAACGACTATCTCACGGGCGGGGCGCTCCTCTCCTGCGCCCTGCCCGTGATTACCGTTCCCACCGTGGCCGCTACCGGCTCGGAGATGAACGGAGTGTTTGTAATCACCAACGACGAAACCCACGTCAAAAACGGCATGGCCCATGATCTGGTAAGGCCCAAGACCTCGATCATGGACCCTGCGACAACGGCCACAATCCCACTGGAATACACGATCCTGGCGGCAGTGGACATCGTCTCCCATGCCACCGAAGGCACACTGACCCAGGCCGACAACGACACGCCCCTGCAGGATGGACTGACCGATACAGTTGTGCGCACGGTTATGGACTGCATGCACGTGCTCATGGCTACCCCCACAGACCTCCCCGCAAGGACGAATATGATGTGGGCCTCCACACTGGCCTGGAATGGCCTCTGTCCGGCGGGAATCGGAACATGGGCAAAGCCCTGCCACATGCTGGGGCACCCCATCAGCGCCATGTACGACACCCTGCATGGAGCCACCCTGTCCATCGTGACCCCTGCCTGGATGGAACATCAGGCTGAAATTGAACCGACACGCATTGCCCGCTGGGGACGCAGCCTCTTCGGTGTCAGCGAACAGGATGACCGTAGCGCAGCACTGGTCACAGCCTCGGCCTTGCGCGGTTGGTACCGTAAACTCGGCGCGCCTCTTACCTTTGCCGAGGCAGGCATCGAAAAGCCGGACCTTGACGGTCTGGCCGAGCGTTCCATGTCCATTGCCCGCTCCAAGGGCGAAGACAGTGGATGGAACACCGCTGGCATCCGATCCGTACTTGAACGCAGCCTGCAAGGATCGAAGTGA
- a CDS encoding homoserine dehydrogenase: MLEPLKIGIAGFGTVGSGLAEVLKSGGQRVTDRTGRAIAITMVAERNESLRPAIEAHGASMTTDWKEMVANPDIQVIVELIGGTTVARDLIVAALKAGKHVVTANKALLAEHGHELFALATKSGVHLGFEASVAGGIPVLDSLRGGLAGNRIRSLIGILNGTANFILTEMSTRGLDFDTALKMAQDKGFAEADPTLDIEGIDAAHKLTLLIQLALGRYYALDKLPVTGVTVVDSMDIGFAKEFGYAVKLIAQAKEVDGKIEAGVYPALVPQDYLLAAVQGSFNAIRFDGDAGPVLLHGHGAGDLPTGSAVLADIMAIARGEAPNILGFTSTSLPDAEILDLDAAVSKHYVRFIVPDQPGVLRDIAGILADNEISLHQVIQKGRAEGDESVPLVFLTHEATAEAVHTAMHRADEQGLTRGKTMHYRIL, from the coding sequence ATGCTAGAGCCCCTGAAAATCGGCATCGCCGGCTTCGGCACGGTCGGCAGCGGGTTGGCCGAGGTCCTCAAATCCGGCGGTCAGCGAGTTACGGACCGTACGGGCCGCGCCATCGCCATCACCATGGTGGCCGAGCGCAACGAATCACTGCGTCCTGCCATCGAAGCCCACGGCGCATCCATGACCACCGACTGGAAGGAAATGGTCGCCAACCCCGACATCCAGGTCATCGTGGAGCTCATTGGTGGGACCACCGTGGCCCGCGACTTGATCGTCGCCGCCCTGAAGGCCGGCAAGCATGTGGTCACTGCCAACAAAGCGCTCCTGGCAGAACACGGACACGAACTCTTTGCCCTGGCCACCAAAAGTGGTGTGCACCTGGGCTTCGAAGCCAGTGTGGCTGGCGGCATCCCTGTCCTGGATTCTCTGCGCGGAGGATTGGCAGGAAACCGCATCCGCTCGCTCATCGGCATCCTGAACGGCACTGCCAACTTCATCCTGACCGAAATGTCCACCCGCGGGCTGGACTTCGACACTGCGCTCAAGATGGCTCAGGACAAGGGGTTTGCCGAGGCCGATCCGACCCTGGATATCGAGGGCATCGACGCGGCACATAAGCTGACCCTGCTTATCCAATTGGCCCTTGGTCGTTACTACGCCCTGGACAAGCTGCCCGTGACCGGTGTGACGGTGGTCGACTCCATGGATATCGGCTTTGCCAAGGAATTCGGCTACGCCGTGAAGCTTATTGCCCAGGCCAAGGAAGTGGACGGTAAAATTGAAGCTGGCGTGTATCCCGCGCTGGTACCGCAGGACTATCTGCTGGCGGCAGTGCAGGGATCATTCAACGCCATCCGCTTTGATGGCGATGCCGGGCCGGTGCTGCTGCACGGCCATGGCGCAGGCGACCTGCCCACTGGCAGTGCCGTCCTGGCAGACATCATGGCCATCGCCCGAGGCGAAGCCCCGAACATCCTGGGCTTCACCAGCACGTCACTGCCTGACGCCGAAATCCTCGATCTGGACGCCGCTGTCAGCAAGCACTACGTGCGCTTCATCGTCCCGGATCAGCCCGGCGTGCTGCGCGATATTGCGGGCATCCTGGCGGATAACGAAATCAGCCTGCATCAGGTCATCCAAAAAGGTCGCGCCGAAGGTGACGAAAGCGTGCCCCTGGTCTTCCTTACGCACGAGGCCACTGCCGAAGCAGTGCACACTGCCATGCACCGAGCCGATGAACAGGGCCTGACCCGAGGCAAGACCATGCATTACCGCATCCTGTAA